AGGAAAACAACGAGCAGGTGGCCCGCGTCCGCGACGACTACCGCGAAACGGTGGCCGAAATGGTGCAACAGAACTTCACCAAGCCGTGGACGAACTGGATTCACGGCCAAAAAGCGGTGTCGCGCAACCAGGCGCATGGGGCGCCCGGCAACGTGCTCGACCTGTATGCTAGCGTAGATATTCCGGAGTGTGAGACGTTTGGCCTAACCAAGTTTCCCATTCCCGACGTGCGCTACTACACCGTCGACACCAAGAACGTGCCGCCCGACCCGGTGATGATGAAGTTTGCCACGTCGGCTGCCAACGTGATGGGTAAGCCCCTGGCTTCGTCCGAAACGTTTACCTGGCTCGGGGAGCACTTCAAGGTGCCGCTGGCGCATTGCAAGCCCCAGGCTGAGCTAGCTTTCCTGACGGGCGTCAACCACATCTTCTACCACGGCACCACCTACTCGCCTGAGCAGGCCAACTGGCCGGGGTGGCTGTTTTACGCTTCAGTCAACTTTGCGCCCTCTAACAGCTGGTGGCCGCATTTAAAAGGCTTGAACGAGTACATTACGCGCTGCCAGTCGGTGCTGCAAGCCGGCCAGGCCGATAACGACGTGGTGATGTACTGGCCCGTGTACGACGTGCGGCACAACGCGCCGCCCAAGCTCGACATGATGATCAGCATCCACACGATAGAGGAGTGGCTGTATCCTACCAACTTCTACAAAAACGCCGTGCAATTGTCGAAGACGGGGTACTCAGTGGATTTCGTGTCGGATGATATGATCCGCCAGGCCCAGCCTAGCGGCAGCGGCTTGCGGGTGGCGCAGCAAGGACCTAGCTACAAAGCGCTCATCATCCCGACCACCGGCTACATGCCGGTCGAGACGCTGACCAACGTCGTGAAGCTTGCCCAGCAGGGTACCACCGTTATTCTGCAAGAGTTGCCCAAGGATGTACCCGGTTTACACAACTTGGAGGGACGTCGGCAGCAGCTGAAAGCCATTACGGCGGGGCTGAACTTCGCGGCGGCCGGCAATGGCGTGCAGGTGGCCAAAGTCGGCAGCGGCCGGATTTTGCTAGCTTCCGACGTGCAGAAAGCCTTGGAGTACAGCAAAATCAACCGCGAAACGCTCACCGATACAGGCTTGCAGTTCGTGCGCCGCAACGACAAGGGTACCCATTACTACTACCTCGTCAACCACACGGTGAACACAGTGGACTCGTGGGTGCCGCTGAACCTCAGCGCCAAGTCCGTCACGATTCTGGACCCGCAGGATGGCCGCGCGGGTGTCGCCAGCACCACCGCCGACGGCAGCCAAACCAAGGTGCGCCTACAGATTAAGCCCGGTGAATCGCTGATCCTGAAGGCTGCTGACCAGCCCGAAGTGGCCGCGCAGCCTTGGCAATACCTAGCTCCGGCTGGCACGCCAATTTCGGTGAGCGGCGACTGGAAGCTACACTTTACCGGTGGTGGCCCCGAACTGCCCAAAG
This Hymenobacter sp. GOD-10R DNA region includes the following protein-coding sequences:
- a CDS encoding glycosyl hydrolase; amino-acid sequence: MLPLDPKKLLATALCALAFAACQQQITASNTAALPTTATSISAAWPAVKAETHPWTRWWWMGNAVDEANITRNLKLYADAGLGGVEITPIYGAVGYEQSYIDYLTPTWMRMLNTSVQQAHNLGLGVDMNLGTGWPYGGPQIAAESAAGKLVVQTYEVKAGQRLAEKLVVQDPKQQKLGAPLKAVVAYGPKGERLDLLAKVDASGQLNWQPTTGAWQIYAAFGGHTGQMVKRAAPGGAGLTMDHLSGEALNTYLRRFDTAFEGKPAGIRSFFNDSYEVYDADFSPRLFDEFQQRRGYDLRLYLRELVSKENNEQVARVRDDYRETVAEMVQQNFTKPWTNWIHGQKAVSRNQAHGAPGNVLDLYASVDIPECETFGLTKFPIPDVRYYTVDTKNVPPDPVMMKFATSAANVMGKPLASSETFTWLGEHFKVPLAHCKPQAELAFLTGVNHIFYHGTTYSPEQANWPGWLFYASVNFAPSNSWWPHLKGLNEYITRCQSVLQAGQADNDVVMYWPVYDVRHNAPPKLDMMISIHTIEEWLYPTNFYKNAVQLSKTGYSVDFVSDDMIRQAQPSGSGLRVAQQGPSYKALIIPTTGYMPVETLTNVVKLAQQGTTVILQELPKDVPGLHNLEGRRQQLKAITAGLNFAAAGNGVQVAKVGSGRILLASDVQKALEYSKINRETLTDTGLQFVRRNDKGTHYYYLVNHTVNTVDSWVPLNLSAKSVTILDPQDGRAGVASTTADGSQTKVRLQIKPGESLILKAADQPEVAAQPWQYLAPAGTPISVSGDWKLHFTGGGPELPKDQTLTKLTSWTDLADDNAKRFAGTAEYTVTFTMPAKTGADYLLKLGDVRESAHVWINGQDAGFIWSYPYEKKVGTYLKKGKNTLKLEIANLMANRIIDLDKRKVEWRKYHEINFVDLYYKPFDASGWELQPSGLLGPVTLQALATSNESRTMNSGQ